The following DNA comes from Miscanthus floridulus cultivar M001 chromosome 5, ASM1932011v1, whole genome shotgun sequence.
CCACGGATCTGGCGAGCTCGCCGGCGGCAAATCGAGGGCGGGCACGGGCGAGGCAGCGGTTGGACCTGTTGGTGGGGAAGCCGGATTCGGCTCGATGGTGGAGGATGcaccccggcggcggatccagcgagCGTCGACGGCTgcccgtggatgggctcggcgggccCATGGGTGGCGGGGACGGCCGGCGGCCTTTTCCTCAGGTGGCGCGGCCACGGACTGGGGGAGGACACGGCGCcctggaggagaggagggagaagtgtggtggggcccacaggggcaaaatcgtcttttcataGCGCAGTTAACGGTGGCCGGATGGAAAACGCGACGGAGTGTCACggaaggaacgaaagttgaactcggtgtcaaataaggaacgaAAATTTTTTGAAGGCCAAGAAAAGAACGGATTATTTCTCTGGTGTCGAATTCTCTCTTTGTAATGACTTGGAGTGGTACTAGTATTCTTATCTGACACACGTAGCAGAAGCAAATGTTGAAGAGCCTGTTGTGGTCTCGATTTTTCCTTGCACGTATGGAAGCGAACTTTATTTCGGAGCTAACGCTAGTGTAGGTTTGCGTTGTTAGGCAAAATATACGATGGAAACCACCTAATAGATAGAAACATGAAAAccaatttaaaaaaatattttggttgttcaaattttttaaaaaaattaacacATCCGTAGTGAATACAAATATTTATTCACATaaaaaagttgagatgcaaacaCAAACTAAACAAATCATACAAAAATGGCAACTAAAAAAATCATACAAAAGTGACAAATATGAGGTTCATAGCACTAAAAAAATAAAATCCAGGAATTTTATCTTTTAGTGCACATGAATCTAAAATTTATCATCTTCATAGGATTTTTTAAAACGAGTTTGAATTCTAAGTTTTGCATGTGAGCATATATTTGTATGAACTATGGATGTGTTAAGTATTAAATTTTTTTGAACGACCAAAATATACTTTTTGCTAGAATTGTGTAAGTCTTATTgggctaaccctagaagggtagcaatgtatattagtcatacatgggcctcatgggcctaATACACTCATACTCTCATACTCCAACACCCCCCCGCAGTCTGAACTACCGTCGCAGCGGAGTTACAGACTGGACATGAAAAGAAGCACACACACGAGCCCCCCACAGACGCAACTAGCCACCAATGATGTTGAGGCTGGAGCGAAACTCGGTGAAGGTCGATGACGGGaggcccttggtgaagatgtcggcaaaCTGGGAGGTGGTCGGGACGTGTAGGACCCGAACATCGCCGATGGCAACCCGATCACGGACAAAGTGTAGGTCGATCTCCACATGCTTGGTCCGTTGGTGCTGCacggggttggtggagaggtacaccgcactgacgttgtcgcagtagacCAGCGTGCTCCGGGAGAGAGGGCTGTGGAGCTCGGCAAGGAGCTGTCGGAGCCAGGAGGCCTCAGCCACGCCGTTAGCGACAGCTCGGTACTCCGCCTCGGCACTGGATCGGGAGACCACCGGCTGGCGCTTGGACGACCAGGACACCAGGTTGCCGCCCAGAAAGACAGCGTAGCCGGAGGTAGAGCGCCGAGTGTCCGGACACCCGGCCCAGTCGGCGTCAGTGTAGACGACGAGCTCGGTGGAGGAAGACCGCTGAAGGAGTAAGCCGTAGTCGACAGTGCCGCGGAGGTAACGGAGGAGGCGCTTGAGCGCAGTGAGGTGAGGCTCTcggggatcatgcatgtgaaGGCATATCTGCTGTACTGCATAGGTGATGTCTGGCCTAgtgaaggtgaggtactgaaGGGCACCTGCAAGACTCCGGTAAGCAGTGGGGTCTGCCACGGTGGTGCCCACGGCCTCTGACAGCTTGCCCTGTGTGTCAACTGGAGTAGAGCAGGGCTTGCAGTTAGTCATCCCAGCACGCTCCAGGATATCAAGAGTGTACTGCCGCTGGTGAAGGAGAAGACCGGTGGGGCGAGGCTCAACAGTGACCccgaggaagtggtggagcacaccaagatccttcatagcaaactcctgctgaagAGAGGCGATGACACGGCTGAGTAAGGACGGGCTGGAGGCTGTGAGGACAATATCATCAACGTAGAGCAGCAGATAGGCAGTCTCAGCTCCATGGTGATAGATAAACAGGGACGTATCCGACTTGGCCTCCACAAACCCCAGTGTCAGCAGGAAAGCAGCAAACCGAGAGTACCACGCCCGGGGGGCCTGCTTGAGGCCGTAGAGAGACTTGTTGAGCCGGCAGACCATGTCCGGACGAGAAGAGTCAACAAACCCCGCTGGCTGGCTGCAGTAGACTGTCTCGGTGAGAGTCCCGTGGAGAAAAGCATTCTTGACGTCCAGCTGATGCACAGGCCAAGAGCGACTGAGAGCCAGGGAGAGCACTGTGCGTACGGTGGCCGGCTTTACCACGGGGCtgaaagtctcatcataatcaACTCCAGGGCGCTGAGTGAAACCCCGAagaacccagcgagccttgtacctctcaagggTACCATCAGCCCGCCGCTTGTGTGTCTAGATCCACTTGCCGGTGACGACGTTGGATCCGGGTGGACGGGGCACTAGATCCCATGTCTAGTTGACGAGGAGAG
Coding sequences within:
- the LOC136451243 gene encoding uncharacterized mitochondrial protein AtMg00810-like, yielding MVCRLNKSLYGLKQAPRAWYSRFAAFLLTLGFVEAKSDTSLFIYHHGAETAYLLLYVDDIVLTASSPSLLSRVIASLQQEFAMKDLGVLHHFLGVTVEPRPTGLLLHQRQYTLDILERAGMTNCKPCSTPVDTQGKLSEAVGTTVADPTAYRSLAGALQYLTFTRPDITYAVQQICLHMHDPREPHLTALKRLLRYLRGTVDYGLLLQRSSSTELVVYTDADWAGCPDTRRSTSGYAVFLGGNLVSWSSKRQPVVSRSSAEAEYRAVANGVAEASWLRQLLAELHSPLSRSTLVYCDNVSAVYLSTNPVQHQRTKHVEIDLHFVRDRVAIGDVRVLHVPTTSQFADIFTKGLPSSTFTEFRSSLNIIGG